In the Solibacillus sp. FSL K6-1523 genome, one interval contains:
- a CDS encoding DUF2197 domain-containing protein → MRVKCVICDTIHDLQDDLPLAKKLRNRPIHTFMCSTCSTRVTENTGKRLETGKFQFFRTSSKFDEEF, encoded by the coding sequence ATGCGTGTAAAATGTGTTATTTGCGATACGATACATGATTTACAAGATGATTTACCGTTAGCTAAAAAACTGCGTAATCGCCCCATTCATACGTTTATGTGCAGTACGTGTTCTACACGCGTAACAGAAAACACCGGAAAACGATTAGAAACAGGGAAATTTCAATTTTTCCGTACTTCGTCAAAATTTGATGAAGAATTTTAA
- a CDS encoding peptidyl-prolyl cis-trans isomerase has protein sequence MVETIIPIKGAVTYQLTLDPTVWIFDDRKLDLTTYFITEKVEEDNEKYLRDMGAHWSREIMEGAVFPPTLKTERKFDRKGMLTGTFGMNLNPFLINAQVNEGATEVVLECSTNEEYSFSIEEASTLILKFSQDGQPLLGDGPVHILFADGSNIDHPIKNVTAIRVQ, from the coding sequence ATGGTCGAAACAATTATTCCAATTAAAGGTGCCGTAACGTACCAGCTAACATTGGATCCAACTGTCTGGATTTTTGATGATCGAAAACTTGATCTTACTACATATTTCATTACGGAAAAGGTAGAAGAAGACAATGAAAAATATTTAAGAGATATGGGTGCACACTGGTCACGCGAAATAATGGAAGGTGCGGTATTCCCACCGACATTGAAAACGGAGCGTAAATTTGACCGTAAAGGTATGTTAACAGGGACATTTGGGATGAACTTAAATCCATTCCTTATAAATGCACAAGTGAATGAAGGAGCTACTGAAGTTGTTTTGGAATGCTCTACAAATGAAGAATATTCTTTCTCAATCGAAGAAGCAAGCACACTCATTTTAAAATTCAGTCAAGATGGGCAACCATTATTAGGAGATGGACCTGTTCATATCCTATTTGCTGACGGTTCAAATATTGACCATCCGATCAAAAATGTGACAGCGATTCGTGTTCAATAG
- a CDS encoding YlaN family protein: MDTKAQASFQEKAFELLTADADKIAQLIRVQMDNLTMPSCPLYEEVLDTQMFGLSREIDFAVKLGLIEREQGKGILNSLEKELSLLHEAYTDK; this comes from the coding sequence ATGGATACGAAAGCACAAGCTTCCTTTCAGGAAAAAGCATTCGAGCTATTAACTGCGGATGCAGATAAAATTGCTCAATTAATTCGCGTACAAATGGATAATTTAACAATGCCATCTTGTCCATTATATGAAGAAGTTTTAGATACACAAATGTTTGGCTTATCACGTGAGATTGATTTCGCCGTAAAACTCGGGTTGATTGAACGTGAGCAAGGAAAGGGAATTTTAAATTCACTTGAAAAAGAACTTTCTTTATTGCACGAAGCATATACAGACAAATAA
- a CDS encoding FtsW/RodA/SpoVE family cell cycle protein produces the protein MKNYFKQYLRNFDYGLFIVYMFLSLFGLVMIYSSSIWVSIVYLDASPDYYYIRQRTNLLLAFLLFLVVVIVPYKRLSSKVILMPLMVLMIILEFWVTFAGNGKTTTGSQSWISIFGLMNFQPSEFAKLFIIIFFAGTFYRKSINKGSAQLLKFDDISFPLGMWLFILGCVGLETDVGALFIIFVIAMSVVVTSGLRGKVLLRIFGMISGLGAVVVSALLLLKWESITTASRIGRFTSYLDPFAYAQGSGYQVVNGYYAIGSGGLEGKGLGQSIQKLGYLPEPQTDFIMAVIAEELGLLGVSIVILGLGFIVIRGFYIAMITTDPLARMLAAGISTWIGLQTFINLGGLSGIIPLTGVTLPFISYGGTSILLLSVAMGILINVSTYHKIEKRK, from the coding sequence ATGAAAAATTATTTTAAACAGTATTTACGTAATTTTGACTATGGGTTGTTTATTGTTTATATGTTTTTAAGCTTATTCGGATTAGTCATGATTTATAGTTCAAGTATTTGGGTATCGATTGTTTATTTAGATGCCAGTCCCGATTATTATTACATAAGACAAAGAACGAATCTGTTGCTGGCCTTTCTATTATTTTTAGTTGTGGTCATTGTGCCGTATAAACGACTGAGTAGTAAAGTGATATTAATGCCACTTATGGTATTAATGATAATTTTGGAGTTTTGGGTAACATTTGCCGGAAATGGTAAAACAACGACAGGTTCTCAAAGTTGGATTAGTATTTTCGGGCTCATGAACTTTCAGCCTTCAGAATTTGCAAAATTGTTCATTATTATTTTCTTTGCCGGAACATTTTATCGTAAAAGTATCAATAAAGGTTCCGCGCAACTTTTGAAATTTGATGATATATCGTTTCCGTTAGGTATGTGGTTATTTATACTTGGCTGTGTTGGGTTAGAGACGGATGTTGGTGCGCTCTTTATTATCTTTGTCATTGCAATGTCTGTCGTTGTGACAAGCGGTTTACGAGGAAAAGTCTTATTGAGAATTTTTGGTATGATTTCCGGTTTAGGAGCTGTTGTCGTATCAGCGCTCTTACTTCTTAAGTGGGAGTCGATTACTACTGCCAGCCGAATTGGGCGCTTTACCTCTTATTTAGATCCGTTTGCTTATGCACAAGGTTCTGGTTATCAAGTTGTAAATGGTTATTATGCGATTGGATCTGGGGGATTAGAGGGGAAAGGTCTCGGTCAATCAATTCAAAAGCTCGGATACTTACCAGAACCACAAACTGACTTTATTATGGCGGTTATTGCAGAGGAATTAGGCTTATTAGGTGTTTCGATTGTTATTTTAGGATTAGGCTTCATTGTAATACGCGGTTTTTATATTGCGATGATCACAACAGACCCGCTAGCGCGTATGCTAGCTGCGGGCATATCTACTTGGATTGGATTACAAACTTTTATTAATTTAGGTGGTTTATCGGGGATCATCCCGTTAACTGGGGTAACGCTACCTTTTATTAGCTATGGCGGTACTTCTATACTATTGCTATCCGTAGCAATGGGGATATTAATTAATGTCTCCACGTATCACAAAATAGAAAAAAGAAAGTAA
- the pyc gene encoding pyruvate carboxylase: MKSIQKILVANRGEIAIRILRACNELHINTVAIYSREDSGSYHRYKADEAYIVGVGKKPIDAYLDIEDIIKIAQDANVDAIHPGYGFLAENVEFARRCEEEGIQFIGPTSAHLDMFGDKVKARKQAIQADIPVIPGTDGPVDSLEEVGAFGETHGYPIMIKAALGGGGRGMRLVQHAEELASAYERAKSEAKAAFGSDEVYVEKAIIKPKHIEVQIIGDEHGNIVHLYERDCSIQRRHQKVVEIAPSNSISEDLRNRICDAAVKLMKNVDYINAGTVEFLVANDAFYFIEVNPRIQVEHTITEMITGIDIVHAQIKVAQGQNLHSPEVGIPAQDKILLFGFAIQSRVTTEDPANDFMPDTGKLMVYRSSGGFGVRLDAGNGFQGAVVTPYYDSLLVKISTWGMTFTEAAAKMDRNLREFRIRGVKTNIPFLGNVVLHEKFITGEFDTSFIDTTPELFEFPERKDRGTKLLNYIGNVTLNGFPGVEKRAKPIFVQPEKPKVDILIPTLNGTKQILDSRGADGLVKWIKEQEDVLLTDTTFRDAHQSLLATRIRSQDMFQIADETARLMHNYFSLEMWGGATFDVAYRFLKENPWHRLEKLREQMPNVLFQMLLRGANAVGYTNYPDNLIREFIQESASSGIDVFRIFDSLNWIKGMEVAIDEVRNSGKIAEASICYTGDILDDSRAKYTVQYYKDMARELEAAGAHILAIKDMAGLLKPQAAYRLISELKEATDLPIHLHTHDTSGNGIFVYAKAIEAGIDIIDTALGSMAGLTSQPSANSLYYAMKGSDRAVRADIESLEKLSYYWEDVRKYYVDFESGMNAPHSEVYVHEMPGGQYSNLQQQAKAVGLGDRWDAVKTMYSTVNLMFGDIVKVTPSSKVVGDMALFMVQNDLTEENVLERGMALDFPESVIEFFQGYLGQPHGGFPKELQQVVLKEREAITVRPGELLAPVDFEALSAELEGKIKRTPSKQELLAYALYPKVFEQFVQAFDLFGDISVLDTPTFLYGLKLGEEIEVEIEKGKTLIIKLVSIGEPQHDGTRVLYFEMNGQSRELVIQDLTVEVDGSIALKADPANPNQIGATMPGTVLKVVVNKGSTVKRGDHLLITEAMKMETTVQAPKDGVVKEVYALAGDAISTGDLLIELE, translated from the coding sequence ATGAAGTCGATTCAAAAGATTCTAGTAGCAAACCGTGGCGAAATTGCCATTCGGATTTTACGTGCATGTAATGAACTACATATTAATACGGTAGCGATTTATTCGCGTGAAGATAGTGGTTCTTATCATCGTTATAAAGCAGACGAGGCATACATTGTAGGGGTAGGTAAAAAACCAATTGATGCTTATTTGGATATTGAGGACATCATCAAAATTGCTCAAGATGCAAATGTTGATGCAATTCATCCAGGGTATGGCTTTTTAGCAGAAAATGTAGAGTTTGCTCGCCGCTGTGAAGAAGAAGGGATCCAATTTATCGGACCAACTTCTGCTCATTTAGATATGTTTGGAGATAAGGTAAAGGCCCGAAAACAAGCAATTCAAGCAGATATTCCAGTGATTCCGGGGACGGATGGTCCAGTAGATAGTCTTGAAGAAGTCGGTGCTTTTGGTGAAACACACGGATATCCGATTATGATTAAAGCCGCACTTGGTGGCGGTGGACGTGGGATGCGTTTAGTGCAGCATGCAGAGGAATTAGCATCCGCTTATGAGCGTGCGAAATCAGAAGCGAAAGCGGCATTCGGTTCGGATGAAGTATATGTTGAAAAAGCAATTATTAAGCCAAAGCATATCGAAGTGCAAATTATTGGTGATGAGCACGGCAATATTGTCCATTTATATGAGCGTGACTGTTCGATTCAACGTCGACATCAAAAGGTCGTAGAGATCGCTCCATCGAATTCGATTTCAGAAGATTTGCGCAATCGCATTTGTGATGCAGCGGTAAAACTAATGAAAAATGTTGACTACATTAATGCAGGAACTGTGGAGTTTTTAGTGGCAAATGATGCGTTTTATTTCATCGAAGTCAATCCGCGCATTCAAGTAGAGCACACAATTACTGAAATGATTACAGGAATTGATATTGTTCATGCACAAATAAAAGTAGCTCAAGGACAAAATTTACATTCTCCAGAAGTCGGCATTCCGGCGCAAGATAAAATTCTGCTCTTTGGATTTGCGATTCAATCGCGTGTTACGACGGAAGATCCAGCGAATGACTTTATGCCAGATACGGGTAAGTTAATGGTATATCGTTCAAGTGGGGGCTTTGGTGTCCGATTAGACGCAGGGAATGGTTTCCAAGGGGCAGTTGTAACGCCGTATTATGATTCATTACTGGTGAAAATTTCAACATGGGGTATGACGTTTACGGAAGCTGCTGCCAAAATGGACCGAAACTTGCGTGAATTCCGTATTCGTGGTGTCAAAACAAATATTCCGTTTTTAGGGAATGTCGTTCTTCATGAGAAGTTTATTACAGGTGAATTTGATACGAGCTTTATTGATACAACACCGGAATTATTTGAATTCCCTGAGCGCAAAGACCGTGGTACAAAACTATTAAACTATATTGGGAATGTCACGTTAAACGGATTCCCTGGGGTTGAAAAACGAGCTAAGCCGATTTTCGTGCAACCTGAAAAGCCGAAAGTAGACATACTTATTCCAACGTTAAATGGGACAAAGCAAATTTTAGATTCGCGTGGTGCGGATGGTTTAGTAAAGTGGATTAAAGAGCAGGAAGATGTTTTATTAACAGATACAACATTCCGTGATGCACATCAATCTTTACTCGCAACACGCATTCGTTCACAAGATATGTTCCAAATTGCAGATGAAACAGCGCGACTTATGCATAATTACTTTTCACTGGAAATGTGGGGCGGGGCTACATTTGATGTCGCGTATCGCTTCTTAAAGGAAAATCCATGGCATCGTTTAGAAAAATTACGTGAGCAAATGCCGAATGTGCTGTTCCAAATGTTATTGCGCGGTGCAAATGCGGTCGGTTATACAAACTATCCGGATAATTTAATTCGTGAATTTATACAAGAGTCGGCTTCGTCAGGCATTGATGTATTCCGTATTTTCGACTCGTTAAACTGGATTAAAGGGATGGAAGTTGCAATTGATGAAGTGCGCAATAGTGGCAAAATAGCAGAAGCATCGATTTGTTACACGGGAGATATTTTGGATGATTCACGTGCAAAATATACGGTGCAATATTACAAGGATATGGCGCGTGAACTAGAGGCGGCTGGTGCTCATATTTTAGCGATTAAAGATATGGCGGGGTTATTGAAACCACAGGCAGCTTACCGCTTAATTTCAGAGTTAAAAGAAGCAACCGACTTACCGATACACTTGCATACACATGATACGAGCGGCAATGGAATTTTTGTATACGCAAAAGCAATTGAAGCGGGTATAGACATTATTGATACGGCATTAGGCTCTATGGCTGGCTTAACATCACAACCAAGTGCGAACTCATTGTACTATGCAATGAAAGGTTCGGATCGTGCTGTACGTGCGGATATTGAAAGTTTAGAGAAGCTTTCTTATTACTGGGAAGATGTTCGCAAATATTATGTCGACTTCGAAAGTGGGATGAATGCACCGCACTCGGAAGTTTATGTACATGAGATGCCAGGTGGTCAGTACAGTAATTTACAACAACAAGCGAAAGCGGTCGGGTTAGGTGATCGCTGGGACGCAGTGAAAACAATGTATTCAACAGTAAACTTAATGTTTGGCGACATCGTAAAAGTAACGCCATCATCAAAAGTAGTTGGAGATATGGCATTATTCATGGTGCAAAATGATTTAACGGAAGAAAATGTGTTAGAACGCGGCATGGCACTAGACTTCCCGGAGTCTGTTATCGAATTTTTCCAAGGTTATTTAGGACAGCCGCATGGTGGGTTCCCGAAAGAGCTTCAGCAAGTGGTGTTAAAAGAGCGTGAAGCGATTACAGTGCGACCAGGAGAGTTACTAGCACCAGTCGATTTTGAAGCGTTATCAGCGGAGTTAGAAGGGAAAATAAAACGTACACCTTCGAAGCAAGAACTTTTAGCTTATGCCCTTTATCCAAAAGTGTTTGAACAATTTGTCCAAGCATTCGATTTATTTGGCGATATTTCCGTATTGGATACGCCGACGTTCTTATATGGTTTAAAATTAGGTGAAGAAATTGAAGTAGAGATTGAAAAAGGAAAAACATTAATTATTAAACTCGTTTCAATTGGGGAGCCTCAACATGATGGTACGCGTGTCCTTTATTTTGAAATGAACGGCCAATCACGTGAGCTTGTCATTCAAGATTTAACGGTAGAAGTAGATGGTAGCATTGCTTTAAAAGCAGACCCAGCAAATCCGAATCAAATTGGGGCAACAATGCCTGGGACAGTATTAAAAGTTGTTGTCAACAAGGGCAGTACGGTAAAACGAGGGGATCATTTATTAATTACAGAAGCTATGAAGATGGAAACAACTGTTCAAGCGCCAAAAGATGGTGTTGTAAAAGAAGTGTACGCCTTAGCAGGTGATGCAATTTCAACTGGTGATCTATTAATAGAATTAGAATAA
- a CDS encoding COX15/CtaA family protein, protein MQHKYSRFLKWFAVAATIGMLLILLGGALVTKTDSGLGCGRNWPDCNGSLIPKEITTEVLIEFSHRVVTGAVSIFILVLTVWTWRSLGHIREVKFLGSMAMFFLILQALIGAAQVLWGQGDFILALHFGISLISFAAVLLLTLIVFEVDTKFDADKIYMSKKLKLHTISVTLYSYVVVYSGALVRHTDASLVCPDWPLCRNDQPLSIPYNLYEWVQMGHRFAVLLFVVWIAYITIYVVKNYKQQRVIYWGWILAAIIVVLQVLAGMLVVLLKLQLFVALMHSLLITLLFGLLCYMILLVSRSK, encoded by the coding sequence ATGCAACACAAATATAGTAGATTTTTAAAATGGTTTGCTGTCGCGGCAACTATTGGTATGTTGCTCATCCTTTTAGGTGGTGCACTCGTTACAAAAACAGATAGTGGATTAGGTTGCGGACGAAACTGGCCTGATTGTAACGGTTCTTTAATACCAAAGGAAATAACGACAGAAGTTTTAATTGAATTCTCACACCGCGTTGTGACTGGTGCCGTTTCCATCTTCATTCTTGTATTAACTGTTTGGACTTGGCGCTCTTTAGGACATATTCGTGAAGTGAAGTTTTTAGGTTCCATGGCCATGTTCTTCCTTATTTTGCAGGCTTTAATCGGGGCTGCACAAGTTTTATGGGGACAAGGTGATTTTATTTTAGCGTTACACTTTGGCATTTCATTAATCTCATTTGCTGCAGTGTTATTGCTCACATTAATTGTATTTGAAGTAGATACAAAATTCGACGCAGATAAAATTTATATGAGCAAAAAGTTAAAATTACATACGATTAGTGTCACTTTATATTCATATGTCGTTGTTTATTCAGGTGCATTAGTACGCCATACGGACGCTAGCTTAGTTTGCCCTGACTGGCCATTGTGCCGAAATGATCAACCGCTCTCCATTCCATATAATTTATACGAATGGGTGCAGATGGGACATCGTTTTGCTGTATTGTTATTTGTTGTTTGGATTGCTTACATTACGATTTATGTTGTGAAAAATTACAAGCAACAACGTGTTATTTATTGGGGCTGGATACTTGCAGCCATCATTGTCGTTTTACAAGTGCTAGCAGGGATGCTTGTCGTACTGTTAAAATTACAATTATTCGTCGCATTAATGCACTCATTATTAATCACATTATTATTCGGACTGCTTTGTTATATGATTTTACTCGTATCTCGAAGCAAATAA
- the coxB gene encoding cytochrome c oxidase subunit II gives MMKGLKKWRLFSLLTVMTVFLSACGEEYISTLRPAGAVGKEQLNLLLLTSIIMFAVVIVVSAIYLVAFFKFRRSRLGDNHVPKQVEGSHTLEVIWTVIPIILLLIITVPLLNSTFKFADVAAMDEVDENGNKTALTVNVTAKLYWWEFEYPEQGIITAQELVVPTGEKVYFNLIATDVKHSFWIPAVGGKMDTNVDGINKFYLEFGKESKDLNEGEGVFYGKCAELCGPSHALMDFKVKALERSAFDTWVASMQATEGNTASAESANVGEATFANSCLGCHAVSAVAGPGMGPNLTTFGDRNRVAGFMDHTVEATTDWIMDPEYYKPGNTMTGKYNVTEEEAKAISEYLMTLTIEK, from the coding sequence ATGATGAAAGGGCTTAAAAAATGGCGTTTATTCTCGCTATTAACAGTAATGACAGTTTTCCTTTCAGCATGTGGTGAAGAATATATTTCTACACTTCGCCCAGCAGGTGCAGTTGGTAAAGAACAATTAAATCTTCTATTACTTACATCTATAATCATGTTCGCTGTAGTAATAGTAGTGTCGGCTATCTATTTAGTTGCTTTCTTTAAGTTCCGTCGTTCTAGACTTGGCGACAACCACGTGCCAAAGCAAGTTGAAGGAAGTCACACACTAGAAGTGATTTGGACAGTTATTCCGATTATCCTATTATTAATCATAACGGTTCCATTGTTAAACTCTACTTTTAAATTTGCGGATGTTGCTGCAATGGATGAAGTAGATGAAAACGGAAACAAAACAGCGCTTACAGTAAATGTAACGGCAAAATTATATTGGTGGGAATTTGAATATCCAGAGCAAGGTATTATTACTGCACAAGAATTAGTAGTGCCAACTGGTGAAAAAGTATACTTCAATTTAATCGCTACTGATGTAAAGCACTCATTCTGGATTCCTGCTGTTGGTGGAAAAATGGACACGAACGTTGATGGGATTAACAAATTTTATCTAGAATTTGGTAAAGAATCAAAAGATTTAAATGAAGGTGAAGGCGTATTCTACGGTAAATGTGCGGAGTTATGTGGTCCTTCCCATGCATTAATGGATTTCAAAGTAAAAGCACTTGAACGTTCTGCGTTTGATACATGGGTAGCATCAATGCAAGCTACTGAAGGTAACACGGCAAGTGCAGAATCTGCTAACGTTGGGGAAGCAACATTTGCAAACTCTTGTCTAGGCTGTCACGCAGTTTCGGCTGTTGCGGGTCCTGGTATGGGTCCAAACTTAACAACATTTGGTGATCGTAACCGTGTAGCTGGCTTCATGGATCACACAGTAGAAGCTACTACAGATTGGATTATGGATCCAGAATATTACAAACCAGGTAATACAATGACTGGTAAATACAACGTTACTGAAGAAGAAGCGAAAGCAATTTCTGAATACTTAATGACGTTAACAATTGAAAAATAA
- a CDS encoding cytochrome c oxidase subunit I has product MSSVTQKKGFGAHVWDYLTTVDHKKIAIMYLAAGTLFFAIAGFEALLMRIQLMFPESTFISAGLFNELLTMHGTTMLFLAATPLLFAFMNAIIPLQIGARDVAFPFLNSLGFWLFFIGAVFLHLSFFLGGAPDAGWTSYASLSLYSPGHGIDFYILGLQISGAGTLISGINFIVTIITMRAPGMTFMRMPLFTWTSMVSSSLILFAFPPLTGGLFLMLVDRMFGANFFDHTMGGNTIIWEHLFWIFGHPEVYILVLPAFGLFSEIIPVFARKRLFGYSSMVFATILIGFLGFMVWAHHMFTVGLGATANAIFAVATMAIAVPTGMKVFNWILTIWGGSIKVTVPMLYALGFIPSFVAGGVTGVMQATAPLDYQLHDSYFIVAHFHYVIVGGIVTALFGSAHFYWPIMFNRTLNHKLGVLTFWVFFIGFHLTFFLQHFLGLMGMPRRVFTYMGGQGWDLFNFISTIGAIMMGIGVILLVVDVLLSIKSKPVNKRDYWGDGRSLEWAIETPLPFYNFKQTPLIRGYDPYWIEKEEGNKEGMVYAEPLGEIHMPNGSILPLIMSIGTMIAAFGALYSPWGDQVQAGTATGTTPAVSLALIIGGLGLTIACMIIRSFKDDLGFHVTVKEIETIEADLAHYRATGKKGGNK; this is encoded by the coding sequence GTGAGCTCTGTTACACAGAAAAAGGGCTTTGGGGCACATGTATGGGACTATTTAACAACGGTCGATCATAAAAAAATCGCCATTATGTATTTAGCTGCCGGTACATTGTTCTTCGCTATTGCAGGTTTTGAAGCGTTACTGATGCGTATTCAGTTAATGTTCCCTGAAAGTACGTTCATCTCTGCAGGCCTATTTAACGAACTATTAACAATGCATGGTACAACGATGCTATTCTTAGCAGCGACACCATTATTATTCGCATTTATGAACGCAATTATACCGCTCCAAATTGGTGCGCGTGACGTTGCATTCCCATTCTTAAACTCGCTAGGTTTTTGGTTATTCTTTATTGGTGCTGTTTTCCTTCACCTTTCGTTCTTCCTAGGTGGAGCACCTGATGCAGGGTGGACATCTTATGCATCATTATCTTTATATTCACCAGGACATGGTATTGACTTCTATATTTTAGGTCTACAAATATCTGGTGCAGGTACATTAATTTCTGGTATTAACTTCATCGTAACAATTATTACGATGCGTGCTCCTGGTATGACGTTCATGCGTATGCCATTATTTACTTGGACATCAATGGTATCAAGTTCGTTAATTTTATTTGCATTCCCTCCACTTACTGGTGGATTATTCTTAATGTTAGTTGACCGTATGTTCGGAGCAAACTTCTTCGATCATACAATGGGTGGTAACACAATTATTTGGGAGCATTTATTCTGGATTTTCGGTCACCCAGAAGTATATATTTTAGTATTACCAGCGTTTGGGTTATTCTCTGAAATTATCCCAGTATTCGCTCGTAAACGTTTATTCGGATATTCTTCAATGGTATTCGCAACGATTTTAATCGGTTTCTTAGGGTTCATGGTATGGGCTCACCACATGTTTACAGTTGGTTTAGGTGCTACTGCGAACGCAATCTTCGCTGTTGCAACAATGGCAATTGCCGTTCCAACAGGTATGAAAGTATTCAACTGGATCTTAACCATCTGGGGCGGGTCTATTAAAGTTACAGTACCAATGCTTTATGCACTTGGTTTCATCCCGTCATTCGTTGCGGGTGGTGTTACAGGGGTCATGCAGGCAACTGCTCCACTTGACTACCAACTACATGATTCATATTTCATCGTAGCTCACTTCCACTACGTAATTGTTGGTGGTATCGTAACTGCTTTATTCGGTTCAGCTCACTTCTACTGGCCGATTATGTTTAACCGTACGTTAAATCATAAACTAGGAGTACTTACTTTCTGGGTATTCTTCATTGGTTTCCATTTAACGTTCTTCTTACAGCACTTCCTAGGATTAATGGGTATGCCACGTCGTGTATTCACGTATATGGGCGGTCAAGGTTGGGATTTATTCAACTTCATTTCAACGATCGGTGCCATTATGATGGGTATCGGAGTAATTTTATTAGTAGTAGACGTATTATTATCGATTAAATCGAAACCAGTTAACAAACGTGACTACTGGGGAGATGGTCGTTCACTTGAGTGGGCAATCGAAACGCCACTACCATTCTATAACTTTAAACAAACGCCACTTATTCGTGGATATGATCCATATTGGATTGAAAAAGAAGAAGGTAACAAAGAAGGTATGGTATATGCTGAGCCACTAGGCGAAATTCACATGCCAAACGGATCTATTTTACCTTTAATTATGTCAATTGGTACGATGATTGCTGCATTCGGAGCATTATATAGTCCGTGGGGCGATCAAGTGCAAGCGGGTACAGCAACAGGTACGACACCAGCAGTTTCATTAGCGTTAATCATCGGTGGTTTAGGTTTGACGATTGCATGTATGATTATTCGTTCATTCAAAGACGACCTTGGTTTCCATGTTACAGTTAAAGAAATTGAAACAATTGAAGCTGACTTAGCTCACTACCGTGCAACAGGTAAAAAAGGGGGTAACAAGTAA
- a CDS encoding cytochrome (ubi)quinol oxidase subunit III: MDLNQKFTPQTWPKHPEQATLEGKNKIVGLWIFLASDTVLFASVFATYIALKDSGPAGMTFAAKDLYELPLAFIMTMLLLTSSLTSVYAMYHMKNHNFNGVRTWMGITVLLGLGFLCLEIYEFQHYVKIGFGYTQSAFSSAFFTLVGMHGIHVIIGLIWITGLIIRNSGRGLNLYNAPKFFAASLYWHFIDVVWVFIFTVVYLMGVLG; encoded by the coding sequence ATGGATCTTAATCAAAAATTCACTCCACAAACTTGGCCAAAACACCCTGAACAAGCAACATTAGAAGGAAAGAACAAAATTGTAGGTCTTTGGATTTTCCTTGCTTCTGATACTGTTCTATTCGCAAGTGTGTTTGCTACTTATATCGCACTAAAAGACTCTGGTCCAGCAGGTATGACATTTGCTGCTAAAGACTTGTATGAGCTGCCATTAGCATTCATTATGACGATGTTACTTTTAACATCATCTTTAACTTCTGTATATGCAATGTATCACATGAAGAATCATAATTTTAACGGCGTTCGTACTTGGATGGGTATTACAGTTCTTTTAGGTTTAGGATTCTTATGTTTAGAAATTTATGAGTTCCAACACTATGTGAAAATTGGTTTTGGTTATACTCAATCTGCATTCTCTTCTGCGTTCTTTACGCTCGTTGGGATGCACGGGATTCACGTTATTATTGGTTTAATTTGGATTACAGGTTTAATCATCCGCAACAGCGGACGTGGATTAAACTTATACAACGCACCGAAGTTCTTTGCTGCATCATTATACTGGCACTTCATTGACGTTGTATGGGTATTCATCTTTACGGTAGTATATCTGATGGGAGTGTTGGGATAA
- a CDS encoding cytochrome C oxidase subunit IV family protein: MSHETHIEVRTQAQYEYDRAHAKAHMRKQVVNFAIMIFLTFVSFASVVAGFPATFIAPIILLLAGIQVVLQLYAFMHLEDRSTHMVGVIEFFIWSGAFLAFTFFVAFTTIIWWG; this comes from the coding sequence ATGTCACACGAAACTCATATAGAAGTACGTACTCAAGCACAATATGAATATGATCGAGCACATGCAAAAGCGCATATGCGTAAACAAGTAGTAAACTTTGCGATAATGATTTTCTTAACATTTGTCTCGTTTGCTTCGGTTGTTGCAGGCTTTCCAGCAACGTTTATTGCACCAATAATTTTATTGTTAGCTGGTATTCAAGTAGTATTGCAACTTTATGCATTCATGCACTTAGAAGACCGTTCTACACATATGGTTGGTGTTATTGAGTTCTTTATTTGGAGTGGAGCCTTCCTTGCGTTCACGTTCTTTGTAGCGTTTACGACAATCATTTGGTGGGGCTAA